In the genome of Croceimicrobium hydrocarbonivorans, one region contains:
- a CDS encoding biotin transporter BioY, whose product MLKNTNYKLALGVLIAILILAPWSLDLGFIPLTLQTLIIFIGASLLPWRTAILVVGAYLALGALGLPVFGHHTSGFAKLYGATAGFLWGFVACAGYVAYASARQEFHFFRAILIFLRAHLLLLIPGFAVLYYYMPGADLWNTLIHLIPGLIIKSLVGGIIAAQLRAKLVPVTDQIASLEEPNESD is encoded by the coding sequence ATGCTGAAAAACACCAATTATAAACTGGCCCTGGGCGTATTAATCGCCATCCTCATTCTGGCGCCCTGGAGTTTAGATTTAGGCTTTATCCCCCTTACCCTGCAAACCCTTATCATATTTATTGGGGCTAGCCTCCTGCCTTGGCGTACTGCCATTTTAGTGGTGGGGGCCTATTTGGCTTTGGGTGCTTTGGGCTTACCGGTATTTGGGCATCACACTTCAGGTTTCGCTAAATTATACGGGGCTACTGCTGGTTTTTTGTGGGGCTTTGTGGCTTGCGCCGGATATGTCGCCTATGCCAGTGCCCGACAAGAATTTCACTTTTTCCGCGCCATTCTAATTTTCCTGAGAGCCCATCTCCTATTATTGATCCCGGGCTTTGCAGTGCTCTATTACTATATGCCTGGGGCCGACCTTTGGAATACCCTTATTCACCTTATCCCCGGTCTTATTATTAAGAGCCTAGTAGGAGGAATTATTGCGGCACAATTAAGGGCTAAACTGGTTCCGGTTACTGATCAAATTGCTAGCTTAGAAGAGCCGAATGAAAGCGATTAA
- a CDS encoding MATE family efflux transporter, which translates to MTYKEHFRKNIELAWPVMLGQIGHVMVGLADSIMVGALGTVALAAGAFANSVFVVPMVFGIGLAFGLTTPVANADGEKKPEKARSYLKHGIYLNTGIALLIFFLLLGLEHFLHFMGQEKEVLDTARPYYRIICLSLVPLLTFLTFKQFAEGLSDTRMAMLISLGANLLNIGLNYLLIYGHFGFPAMGLAGAGLATLIARIIMALTMAIYVFRKPAFKVYTQGIQWAQTQWSHFKKLLDIGVPSGLQFIFEVSAFAIAAVMAGWISAESLAAHQIAISLASVSYMAASGIGAAANVRVSNQLGAGNIPALRMAAHTNFALMLILMSIAGLVFFFGRHLLPTFYSNDPVVIDLAAQLLIVAVAFQLFDGMQVAVLAALRGLSETRIPTLIVMFSYWVIALGSSYYMGFELEWGPLGIWYGLALGLIVASSLLTWRFEIKSKQLLALHHAEKHQL; encoded by the coding sequence ATGACCTATAAAGAGCACTTCCGAAAAAACATCGAACTCGCCTGGCCAGTAATGTTGGGTCAGATAGGCCACGTTATGGTAGGCCTGGCGGATAGCATTATGGTGGGAGCTTTGGGAACGGTGGCTCTGGCGGCAGGTGCCTTTGCCAATTCGGTATTTGTAGTCCCCATGGTTTTTGGAATTGGTTTGGCATTTGGACTCACCACCCCGGTAGCCAATGCCGACGGAGAAAAGAAACCCGAAAAAGCCCGGAGCTACCTTAAACATGGCATTTACCTGAATACCGGCATTGCCCTGCTCATCTTTTTCCTTCTATTAGGACTGGAGCATTTCCTGCATTTTATGGGTCAAGAGAAAGAGGTATTGGACACCGCCCGACCTTATTACCGCATTATCTGCCTCAGCTTAGTTCCCTTACTAACCTTCCTCACCTTTAAGCAATTTGCCGAAGGTCTGAGCGATACCCGCATGGCCATGCTGATTAGCCTGGGTGCCAATCTCCTCAATATTGGTCTCAACTATCTTTTAATTTACGGCCATTTTGGATTTCCAGCCATGGGATTAGCCGGAGCTGGCCTAGCTACTTTAATTGCGCGAATTATCATGGCCCTCACCATGGCGATCTACGTGTTCCGTAAACCTGCATTTAAGGTCTATACTCAAGGAATTCAATGGGCTCAAACCCAATGGAGTCACTTTAAGAAATTGCTGGATATAGGCGTTCCCTCCGGTTTACAGTTTATCTTCGAAGTATCGGCCTTCGCCATTGCCGCAGTCATGGCCGGTTGGATTAGTGCCGAATCTTTGGCTGCGCATCAAATTGCGATCTCCCTGGCCTCTGTAAGCTATATGGCCGCCAGTGGCATTGGCGCCGCTGCGAATGTGCGGGTAAGTAACCAATTGGGAGCCGGTAATATTCCTGCTCTACGCATGGCGGCTCATACCAATTTTGCCTTGATGCTCATTTTAATGTCCATTGCCGGACTGGTATTTTTCTTTGGTCGTCACCTGCTTCCCACCTTCTATTCCAATGATCCGGTGGTAATTGATCTGGCAGCACAACTGCTCATTGTAGCGGTAGCCTTCCAACTTTTTGATGGTATGCAAGTCGCGGTGTTGGCGGCCTTAAGAGGATTATCCGAAACTCGTATCCCCACCTTAATTGTAATGTTTTCCTATTGGGTAATTGCATTGGGAAGCTCCTACTATATGGGCTTTGAACTAGAATGGGGTCCACTGGGAATTTGGTATGGATTGGCCTTAGGCTTGATAGTCGCCTCCAGCTTATTAACTTGGCGCTTTGAAATTAAGAGCAAACAACTCCTAGCCCTTCATCATGCTGAAAAACACCAATTATAA
- a CDS encoding type II toxin-antitoxin system RelE/ParE family toxin, whose product MAKYKLSNIAKEDLVRIHQYGMIKFGASQADKYIDALFNQFEIIAARPYSFESVDHIRAGYRRSVCGVDSIFFRINNKVIEIMMIIGRQNIDQIFK is encoded by the coding sequence ATGGCCAAGTACAAACTATCTAATATAGCCAAAGAAGATCTTGTTCGAATTCATCAATATGGCATGATCAAGTTCGGTGCATCACAAGCCGACAAATACATCGATGCTCTCTTTAATCAATTCGAAATAATTGCGGCGCGTCCATATTCCTTCGAATCCGTTGATCACATTAGAGCAGGATACCGCAGAAGTGTTTGTGGGGTAGATAGTATCTTCTTCCGCATCAATAATAAGGTCATTGAAATCATGATGATCATTGGACGACAAAACATTGATCAGATTTTCAAATAA
- a CDS encoding ribbon-helix-helix domain-containing protein: MARQSISLTEPNDEWLKRQVDNQEYSSKSELVNDLIRQARKQEEQMDWLRLRLKAAENSGFSNDSKEDIKRASREGLNGQVQTI; encoded by the coding sequence ATGGCTAGACAAAGTATCTCTCTTACAGAGCCCAATGATGAATGGCTGAAACGTCAAGTAGACAATCAAGAATACTCTAGCAAGAGCGAATTGGTTAACGACCTTATTCGTCAGGCTCGAAAGCAAGAAGAACAAATGGATTGGCTACGACTGAGACTTAAGGCAGCTGAAAACAGCGGTTTCAGCAATGACTCGAAAGAAGATATAAAACGCGCATCCAGAGAAGGTTTGAATGGCCAAGTACAAACTATCTAA
- a CDS encoding RHS repeat domain-containing protein, giving the protein MKKLIVIVILLASCKSPSPEEMLGKHQASDIPDSLFEQTYPSDLINNNYYKLVPQQIRENLPNNFSLGFHPDSIRSQKIQSITSIHYNGQDSLIGRLEFDEFGNLLFEKVPSILEGHYYRYKFDEKGRIQMRLQYSQSKKLIRTEQFHYDENSRLNLVSIDYQNQIDSILFQYDLGGNLIKAGAKSFKYDEQGNCTEWILNIEEGICGNTATHWKGEYDEEGNLVTSWTNTPDLQLLNNTHFRYDSLLSKDGKLISLKTYTGKGDLLTKEDFKYYKPY; this is encoded by the coding sequence ATGAAAAAACTAATCGTAATAGTAATCTTGCTAGCCAGCTGTAAAAGTCCTTCACCAGAGGAAATGTTGGGAAAGCATCAGGCTAGCGATATTCCGGATTCGCTTTTTGAACAGACCTATCCCAGTGACCTAATCAATAACAACTACTACAAGCTGGTTCCACAGCAAATTAGAGAAAACCTGCCTAACAATTTCTCTCTCGGATTTCACCCTGACTCTATCCGTTCTCAGAAAATTCAGTCCATAACCAGTATACATTACAATGGCCAAGACAGCCTAATCGGAAGACTAGAGTTCGATGAATTTGGAAATTTACTTTTCGAGAAGGTTCCCTCCATTTTAGAAGGACATTATTATCGCTACAAATTTGATGAAAAGGGGCGCATTCAAATGAGACTTCAATATTCACAATCGAAAAAGCTCATTCGCACTGAACAATTTCATTACGACGAAAACAGTCGGCTTAATCTGGTAAGCATTGATTATCAAAACCAAATTGACTCTATTCTCTTCCAATATGACCTAGGTGGAAACTTAATTAAAGCAGGGGCTAAATCCTTCAAGTATGACGAGCAGGGAAACTGCACAGAATGGATTTTAAATATCGAAGAAGGAATTTGTGGTAATACAGCAACTCATTGGAAAGGAGAATATGATGAGGAAGGAAACTTGGTTACTAGCTGGACAAACACACCCGATTTACAACTGCTGAACAACACTCATTTCCGTTACGACAGTTTACTATCCAAAGATGGAAAACTAATAAGCCTGAAAACCTACACAGGAAAAGGCGACTTACTTACTAAAGAAGATTTCAAATACTACAAACCTTATTAG